The following are encoded in a window of Castanea sativa cultivar Marrone di Chiusa Pesio chromosome 9, ASM4071231v1 genomic DNA:
- the LOC142610120 gene encoding wall-associated receptor kinase-like 10 — MGMFNLLNLRHPKMKMAGQFVMRITILVLLTYELAEAAAAAAPIAKPNCNSSCGNLEIPYPFGIGPDCYMDKLFEVVCNRTGSSAKAFLTSIDKEVLQINISYPTVQVQMPIIYSNGCRSSGSGAALDISGSPFNFSSDDNTFISVGCDNFATITGLGPVVFGCKSHCNKSQIVEGTRCSGFTCCESSYFPINQQEFHVEFRSINESKVRDEKACKYAFLVDQNWLKSNKPDPSSVQYWETVPVVLKWAIPMPTNVSLNMFESLKKRRDVWCSFSDEANNSFTCECNYGYDGNPYLPRDGNPYLPRGCQDINECESESKRCLDHLECENTEGGFNCNERKSPLKLAIIVICPSLGLLFLLFIIWWLYKVIKKRNKIKLRQQKFFKRNGGLLLQQQISSNENNVQKAKIFNSKELENATDRFNENRILGKGGQGTVFKGMLIDGRIVAIKKCNTVDEGNLEQFVNEIIILSQINHRNVVKLLGCCLETEVPLLVYEFIPNGTLFQYLHEENEDFPLLTWDMRLRIAREFAGALSYLHSAASLPIYHRDIKSSNILLDEKYRAKVADFGTSRSVTIDQTHVTTLIYGTFGYLDPEYFQTSQFTEKSDVYSFGVVLIELLTGEKPVSSTRSQEGRNLSTYFVRSLKENHLFDILDTQVSKVCNKDEVIAIANLAKRCVHLNGNKRPTMMEIMMELEGVQKVSLAQPNFEELEYVRNEEMGPGNDVSISASSCLESGSASSSDVLPLLSI, encoded by the exons ATGGGTATGTTTAATTTGTTGAACTTAAGACACCCAAAAATGAAAATGGCTGGGCAATTTGTAATGCGAATTACTATTTTAGTTCTGCTGACATATGAATTAGCagaagcagcagcagcagcagcaccTATAGCAAAACCCAATTGTAATAGTAGTTGTGGAAATCTTGAAATTCCATACCCGTTTGGAATCGGACCTGATTGCTACATGGACAAGTTGTTCGAAGTTGTTTGCAATAGAACTGGCAGCTCTGCTAAAGCCTTCTTAACTAGTATTGACAAGGAGGTGCTGCAAATCAATATTAGTTATCCTACGGTTCAGGTCCAAATGCCAATCATATATTCGAACGGTTGTAGGAGCTCGGGAAGTGGTGCAGCTTTGGACATTTCAGGAAGTCCCTTTAACTTCTCCTCCGATGATAACACATTCATTTCTGTTGGCTGCGACAACTTTGCAACAATAACCGGACTTGGTCCTGTGGTTTTTGGGTGCAAATCGCATTGCAATAAAAGCCAGATTGTCGAAGGAACTAGATGCTCCGGTTTCACCTGCTGTGAGTCATCCTATTTCCCTATAAACCAGCAAGAATTTCATGTAGAATTCAGAAGTATCAATGAATCAAAAGTAAGAGACGAAAAAGCGTGCAAGTATGCTTTCCTAGTGGACCAAAATTGGTTGAAGTCAAACAAACCAGATCCCTCTTCTGTGCAATACTGGGAAACCGTTCCCGTAGTGCTGAAATGGGCGATACCAATGCCGACCAATGTCTCCCTGAACATGTTTGAATCCCTCAAGAAACGACGCGATGTCTGGTGTTCTTTCTCAGACGAGGCCAACAACAGCTTTACTTGCGAATGTAATTACGGATACGATGGAAATCCTTATCTTCCCAGGGATGGAAATCCTTATCTTCCCAGGGGATGTCAGG ATATAAATGAATGTGAATCTGAATCCAAGAGATGTCTTGACCATTTAGAGTGTGAGAATACAGAAGGCGGTTTCAATTGCAACGAGCGAAAGTCTCCACTGAAGTTAGCCATTATAG TTATTTGTCCAAGCTTAGGGTTAttgtttcttctctttattatttGGTGGTTATACAAagtgataaagaaaagaaacaaaatcaagCTCAGGCAGCAAAAATTCTTCAAAAGGAATGGTGGTTTGTTATTACAACAACAAATATCTTCAAATGAAAACAACGTTCAGAAGGCAAAAATATTCAATTCAAAGGAGTTGGAAAATGCAACTGATCGTTTTAATGAAAATAGAATACTTGGTAAGGGTGGACAAGGTACAGTTTTTAAAGGAATGTTAATTGATGGAAGAATTGTGGCAATTAAAAAGTGCAACACAGTGGATGAGGGAAATCTTGAACAATTCGTTAATGAGATTATCATTCTTTCACAAATCAATCATAGAAATGTGGTTAAACTGCTCGGATGTTGTCTGGAGACAGAAGTTCCTTTGTTAGTTTATGAATTCATTCCTAACGGCACACTTTTTCAGTATCTCCACgaagaaaatgaagattttCCATTGCTAACATGGGATATGCGCTTAAGAATTGCCAGAGAATTCGCGGGAGCTCTATCATACTTACACTCAGCAGCATCACTACCCATTTACCATCGAGACATAAAATCTTCAAACATACTCCTTGATGAGAAATATAGAGCAAAAGTAGCAGACTTTGGCACTTCAAGATCAGTGACCATTGACCAAACTCATGTAACCACACTAATATATGGCACTTTTGGGTATTTGGATCCAGAATACTTTCAAACGAGCCAATTTACAGAAAAGagtgatgtttatagttttggagtGGTCCTTATTGAGCTTTTAACTGGAGAAAAACCAGTTTCTTCGACGAGATCACAAGAAGGTCGGAATCTATCTACATATTTTGTTCGTTCATTAAAAGAGAACCACCTCTTTGATATACTTGATACTCAAGTAAGTAAGGTTTGTAATAAAGATGAAGTCATAGCAATTGCTAACCTTGCAAAAAGATGTGTGCACTTGAATGGAAATAAACGACCTACAATGATGGAGATCATGATGGAATTAGAGGGAGTTCAAAAAGTTTCTCTTGCTCAACCAAAttttgaagaacttgaatatGTTAGAAATGAAGAAATGGGGCCAGGGAATGACGTTTCAATTTCAGCAAGTTCATGCTTAGAATCTGGTTCTGCTTCATCATCGGACGTCCTGCCACTTTTATCCATCTAA